The Elusimicrobiaceae bacterium region TCCATGCCGCGTAGGCGTATTCGCCCTCGTCGCGTTCAAACGGCGCGGTGAACGTGTTCCAGTTCAGCAACAGGTAAAAAACGGCAAGCGCGGCGGCTCCCGCCACGATCGTCCGCCGCGCCGGAGCGGGCGCCGGTTTGGTTTTTTTCGCCTTTTCTCGCATGGCTTTCATTTCTTTTTCAGCACCACCCAGTTTTCGGAGAATCGGGCCAGCGTTTCTATGAATGCCTTGTAGCGCGCATAGTCCGCCACGGGCAGCAGCGTGCGCTCACGCCGGAATTCGTCGGAAAACAGCAGCTCCGCACCAGCTGTTCTGTAGCTTGCCGAGAACGAACTGCCCGCCGTTTTCAAAGCAAGCGGCGCCGGCGCATGATAAAGCGCATAGCCTCCGGGCAGCCGGACGGTTATTTTCTTCGCCGTTCTCTCGCGCAGATACCAAAACAGCGGCAGTTCGCGCCGGGCAAGCCCGACATCGTAGGCGAAATACTGCGCGCCCGGCGCTTTGAAAATCATGTAATCGCCGGCTTTCAGGGCATAGCCGTCAACGCTGATCGACATTTTATAGGCGACGTTTTTTGACAGGTCGGTTTCATTTTCCAGCGTATAGCCTTCAAGTCGCGCGCGCGGATGAATGGAATGCGCGCGCTGTTCCATCGCCCGGTCAAGATCCTCTTTTTTATAGTTTTTATACTCGCGGACGGCGGCCTGCGTTTCGCCGAAAGCCCGCTCCGAAAAAGAGCCCTTGAGGTTGCCGTTTTCGTCAAGCGCGAACTCGCCGGCCTGTTCCAGCCCTTCCCGGTCTGCGGGCGCAAGCGGGTTGGCCAGCAGCGCAGGCTTGTTCTCTCCGCCCAGCAGCCGCAGGGCGCGCGTGCCCTGAATCTGATAATCAGGTTCGTCGAAGCGGTGCCGGTCGTCAAACGGGGCCAGAACGAGATTCTTTCCGCCAATGGTTACCAGACATTCGCCCGCCGCGAATTGGCGGATATTGGGCAGCGTTTCGTCAAACAGGCTGTCGCGGTCGGCGGCGTAGGCGAATACGGGCTTGAAACCCGCCGCCGAAAGCAGGGCGTAAAGCAAAAATGGCTTGTCCAGCCTGTTGCCGGCCCGGGCGGCGAAGATATCGGCGGTGTTTTGCGGAATATAGCTGTACTGGTCCAGCCCCACCTCCTGATACTTTATTTCCGCCGCCACCCAGTTGTAGAGCGCTTCAGCTTTTTCCAGCTGCGAGTTTTTGCCGGCGGTCAGCGCGGCCGCCCTGGCGGCGATTTCCGGCGTGACGGAGAGCTGTTTTTCAATTAATGGCGCGATAACGCCGCGCACGCCGGCCCAGCTTTCCTTGAGCGAAAGTTTCACGGCTGGCGAATAAT contains the following coding sequences:
- a CDS encoding DUF3857 domain-containing protein translates to MKKFILTLCLLAIAPCAHADLVHLNKGGEINGSLIRLDSAAAIVEVAGETRSYPRGELMKIQFVSEYRPGPADPLAGPVIKQLLAAPPGPQAYPDDAFLTELMEVTVDIGKDKSYSVKKRAVRYVLKERGKSPAAFVTLDYLPDLQTITIDHAYSVTDGSVSYLTDLSVMEGSAFIGYPAYNKMKTMKFAIPNVQTGSVLDYGYTVKTQYNAAYPYFGEIAFRYFEPVKLYRLTVNVPDGLALSYAEHNMSPGRSFSKKRAAGLTAYTWELRNLRSYRQEPDMPPFLHYSPAVKLSLKESWAGVRGVIAPLIEKQLSVTPEIAARAAALTAGKNSQLEKAEALYNWVAAEIKYQEVGLDQYSYIPQNTADIFAARAGNRLDKPFLLYALLSAAGFKPVFAYAADRDSLFDETLPNIRQFAAGECLVTIGGKNLVLAPFDDRHRFDEPDYQIQGTRALRLLGGENKPALLANPLAPADREGLEQAGEFALDENGNLKGSFSERAFGETQAAVREYKNYKKEDLDRAMEQRAHSIHPRARLEGYTLENETDLSKNVAYKMSISVDGYALKAGDYMIFKAPGAQYFAYDVGLARRELPLFWYLRERTAKKITVRLPGGYALYHAPAPLALKTAGSSFSASYRTAGAELLFSDEFRRERTLLPVADYARYKAFIETLARFSENWVVLKKK